A genomic window from Micromonospora violae includes:
- a CDS encoding carbohydrate ABC transporter permease yields MKHGKWPLIGTFLVPPVLLYVFFVVSPYLQAFQISTTDWLGYSAEANPVGLANFKTLWHDDYVWNALKNNVILLALVPVLTIVLGLFFATMLAMGGRKGSAGVTGVRGGALYRTVYFFPQVLSVVIIALLWKEVYHPNQGLLTSALHGLGLSAPTWLGDPATAFWCVLAVMVWSNVGFYVVLFGAAMSAVPREIYEAVLLDGASRFTTLRRVTLPLLWDTVQVAWVYLAIFALDGFILVQLMTNGGPNFSTDVIGVRMYDTAFGSETKFGYASAIGVVMFFLTLSVAVLSLRIGRRERIEYA; encoded by the coding sequence GTGAAGCATGGCAAGTGGCCGCTGATCGGCACGTTCCTGGTGCCGCCGGTGCTGCTGTACGTGTTCTTCGTCGTCTCGCCGTACCTTCAGGCGTTCCAGATCTCCACCACCGACTGGCTCGGCTACTCGGCGGAGGCCAACCCGGTCGGGCTGGCCAACTTCAAGACCCTCTGGCACGACGACTACGTGTGGAACGCGCTGAAGAACAACGTGATCCTGCTGGCTCTGGTGCCGGTGCTGACCATCGTGCTCGGGCTCTTCTTCGCCACCATGCTCGCCATGGGCGGGCGTAAGGGCAGTGCCGGCGTGACCGGCGTGCGTGGTGGTGCGCTCTACCGCACTGTCTACTTCTTCCCGCAGGTGCTCTCCGTGGTGATCATCGCGCTGCTCTGGAAGGAGGTGTACCACCCCAACCAGGGGCTGCTCACCAGCGCTCTGCATGGTCTCGGCCTGTCCGCGCCGACCTGGCTCGGCGACCCGGCGACCGCCTTCTGGTGCGTGCTGGCGGTGATGGTGTGGAGCAACGTCGGCTTCTACGTGGTGCTGTTCGGTGCGGCGATGTCAGCCGTACCCAGGGAGATCTACGAGGCGGTGCTGCTCGACGGCGCGTCCCGGTTCACCACCCTGCGCCGGGTCACCCTGCCGCTGCTCTGGGACACCGTCCAGGTCGCCTGGGTCTACCTGGCGATCTTCGCCTTGGACGGGTTCATCCTCGTGCAGCTGATGACCAACGGCGGCCCGAACTTCTCCACCGACGTGATCGGCGTACGGATGTACGACACCGCCTTCGGCAGTGAGACCAAGTTCGGCTACGCCTCGGCGATCGGCGTGGTGATGTTCTTCCTGACCCTCTCGGTGGCGGTGCTGTCGCTGCGCATCGGCCGGCGCGAACGGATCGAGTACGCGTGA
- the ngcE gene encoding N-acetylglucosamine/diacetylchitobiose ABC transporter substrate-binding protein — translation MNRRDILRRSAAAGLLATPAAGLLSGCATSGGGDKKDAETYQGTKSAQNPLGVKEDAPLEVVIFGGGFGEEYAKAHEAMYTEKYPKAKIEHSSTQEISKTLQPRFVDGTPPDVVNNSGSGQIDFNGLVSQNALAGLDELLAAPSLDIPGKTVKDTLLPGAVEVGSYDGKFLVLNYTYTAYGIWHSAKLFADRGWTYAKTWDEHIALCKQIKAAGIAPWTYAGLHPRYMSWPLISTAIKLGGPSVATAIDNLEPNAWKSDAMRTAADAWYQIVKDKYILDGSPGLDHKQSQTAWCQGKAAFISCGSWLESEQKDVTPAGFNMTIAPTPSLGSGDMLPFEAIRGTAGEPFMVPAKARNVAGGLEYFRTMLSKRGAQDFTKKVASLTVVAGATEGVELPYGLSTVVKALDASGANGFNWVYNNFYRKLERNLVDAACGEFFSGRIGPAEFLEQCQKGADSIAQDSSIKKYKRAA, via the coding sequence ATGAACAGGCGTGACATCCTGCGGCGCAGCGCCGCCGCCGGCCTCCTGGCCACCCCCGCCGCCGGGCTGCTGTCCGGCTGCGCCACCAGCGGTGGCGGTGACAAGAAGGATGCCGAGACCTACCAGGGCACCAAGAGCGCGCAGAATCCGCTCGGTGTGAAAGAGGACGCTCCACTTGAGGTGGTGATCTTCGGCGGCGGGTTCGGTGAGGAGTACGCCAAGGCCCACGAGGCCATGTACACCGAGAAGTACCCGAAGGCGAAGATCGAGCACTCGTCCACCCAGGAGATCAGCAAGACTCTCCAGCCGCGCTTCGTCGACGGCACCCCACCGGACGTGGTCAACAACTCCGGCTCCGGCCAGATCGACTTCAACGGCCTGGTCAGTCAGAACGCCCTCGCCGGCCTCGACGAGCTGCTGGCCGCCCCGAGCCTCGACATCCCCGGCAAGACGGTCAAGGACACCCTGCTGCCCGGCGCGGTCGAGGTCGGCTCCTACGACGGCAAGTTCCTGGTGCTCAACTACACCTACACCGCCTACGGCATCTGGCACTCCGCCAAGCTCTTCGCCGACCGGGGCTGGACGTACGCGAAGACCTGGGACGAGCACATCGCGCTCTGCAAGCAGATCAAGGCCGCCGGCATCGCCCCCTGGACGTACGCCGGTCTGCACCCGCGCTACATGAGCTGGCCCCTGATCTCCACGGCGATCAAGCTCGGTGGCCCGTCGGTGGCGACCGCCATCGACAACCTGGAGCCGAACGCCTGGAAGTCCGACGCGATGCGGACCGCCGCCGACGCCTGGTACCAGATCGTCAAGGACAAGTACATCCTGGACGGCTCGCCCGGCCTGGACCACAAGCAGTCGCAGACCGCCTGGTGCCAGGGCAAGGCCGCCTTCATCTCCTGCGGGTCCTGGCTGGAGAGCGAGCAGAAGGACGTCACGCCGGCCGGGTTCAACATGACCATCGCGCCGACGCCGAGCTTGGGCAGCGGGGACATGCTGCCGTTCGAGGCGATCCGGGGCACCGCCGGGGAACCGTTCATGGTGCCGGCGAAGGCCCGCAACGTCGCCGGTGGTCTGGAGTACTTCCGGACCATGCTCTCCAAGAGGGGCGCCCAGGACTTCACGAAGAAGGTCGCCAGCCTCACCGTGGTCGCCGGCGCCACCGAGGGCGTCGAGCTGCCGTACGGGCTGAGCACCGTGGTCAAGGCCCTCGATGCGTCCGGCGCCAACGGCTTCAACTGGGTCTACAACAACTTCTACCGCAAGTTGGAGCGCAACCTCGTCGACGCCGCGTGCGGCGAGTTCTTCAGCGGCCGGATCGGCCCCGCGGAGTTCCTCGAACAGTGCCAGAAGGGCGCGGACTCGATCGCCCAGGACAGCTCGATCAAGAAGTACAAGCGAGCGGCCTGA
- a CDS encoding 2OG-Fe(II) oxygenase gives MSDQLRRRDRLTAESLRELATGEIDVIWHREYYPPQLCDAALPRVVRAVDEANFLLTKEFTSVGTSMGEVANGGDSVQRYLDTAADTTRLIRHDVFAEQQSPTDLIRLDLDEMWPYGATVGRHDGRMMLPGVLRRMTPGGRGRPHIDRREIPLLDAYQLHRRLGVNIYLEVPEPGAGGEIDFWGTLSEEEFVALKTDPFDYGIEPERVGPPLDTVLPGKGDLVMFEAGRMHGVREVRAGCRTSAACFIGVRTETDPLLIFA, from the coding sequence GTGAGCGATCAACTGCGCCGCCGGGACCGACTGACCGCCGAGTCGCTGCGGGAGTTGGCGACCGGTGAGATCGACGTGATCTGGCACCGCGAGTACTACCCACCGCAGCTGTGCGACGCCGCGTTGCCCCGGGTGGTCCGCGCGGTCGACGAGGCGAACTTCCTGCTCACCAAGGAGTTCACCAGCGTCGGCACGTCGATGGGCGAGGTGGCGAACGGCGGCGACAGTGTCCAGCGCTACCTGGACACCGCCGCCGACACGACCCGGCTGATCCGGCACGACGTGTTCGCCGAGCAGCAGTCACCCACCGACCTGATCCGGCTCGACCTGGATGAGATGTGGCCGTACGGGGCCACGGTCGGGCGGCACGACGGCCGCATGATGCTGCCCGGTGTGCTGCGTCGGATGACGCCCGGTGGCCGGGGCCGCCCGCACATCGACCGCCGGGAGATCCCGCTGCTCGACGCGTACCAGCTGCATCGGCGGTTGGGGGTGAACATCTACCTGGAGGTGCCGGAGCCCGGCGCGGGTGGCGAGATCGACTTCTGGGGGACCCTGTCCGAGGAGGAGTTCGTGGCGCTCAAGACCGACCCGTTCGACTACGGAATCGAGCCTGAGCGGGTCGGCCCACCGTTGGACACCGTGCTGCCCGGCAAAGGCGATCTGGTGATGTTCGAGGCGGGCCGGATGCACGGCGTCCGCGAGGTGCGGGCGGGCTGCCGTACCTCGGCTGCCTGCTTCATCGGCGTTCGCACGGAGACCGACCCGCTGCTGATCTTCGCCTGA